In Labilibaculum sp. DW002, the genomic window AAAATAGCTTAGGAGGAAGCCTTAATTTATCTGTTAAAAATGGAGAGTTGCCTCAGGATATTTTGACTCATGAAATAGAACTGTTGAAGCAATTTGGTGTTGTTTTTCATACCAATCAAAAAATAGAAAAAGAAGACTTGAAAAAAATCAATTCTGATTTTGATGCAGTAATTCTAGCAATTGGAAATGTATCTGATGAGGGAGAGTTTTTAGGTCTAAAAGCAGCGAAGACTGGAGTGTGGGTTGATGCCGACACATTCGCTACCGAAACCAAAGGAATTTTTGCAACTGGTAGTATAATCCGACTTCAGAAAATGGCAGTGAAAGCAATTGCTATGGGCAAAGAATGTGCCTGGTCGGTAAATGAATTTTTACAAAAAGGAGAAGGGAAACCTACAAAGAGAGAATTTAATTCACGGTTTGGAACCTTGCGAAAAGCAGAGGTAGAGGAGTACCTAAAAGAGTCGGTTGAAGGAGATCGTATAGAAGCAAAATCTGACAGAGGATTCACAAAAGAAGAAGCAATTGCAGAAGCAAAAAGATGTCTTCATTGTGACTGTAGAAAATTAGATAATTGTAAACTTAGAACTTGTGCCGAAACACATCAGGCCGATCGCAGAAGATTTCTATTTGGTGAAAGAAACAATGTTGTGAAGTACTTCAATCATGAGAGTATTGTTTACGAACCAGAGAAATGCATAAAATGTGGTTTGTGCATAGAAATTGCAGGGAAACACAAGGAACAAACCGGATTAACCAATATGGGTAGAGGTTTTACCGTTAAAGTAGCAGTTCCATTCAATCAAGAAATTGATAAGGCATTAACTGTTGCGGCAAAAGATTGTGCTGAAGCTTGTCCAACAGGAGCGATATCGCTTCGCTCTAATTATTAATTACGAATTATCAATTAATAATAAAAAGAAAGACTTGACAGCGTTTAAATAGTAATTAAGAATTATCGATTAAGAATTAATAATTAAAAAATAAGTGAGGCATTTCGACATGAAGTCCGGAGATCGGGACCCATTTAGTGAAGATGGCGTTAAGAACAAAAATCTGTTTGATTCGATATAATTTAGCGGGACTCATCGATTTCGTTTCTCTCAATTGAGCAAAGCGAGTTCTTTTTGTTTAGTGTTCAAGCTATTAACGGGTGGTTGAGGACGAACGTCAAAGATTTTTTCTCTAGTTTTTTATCTTTAAAAAAGTAGAAGCCTGTCCGGCTAAAGGACAACGAAAAAAGTAAATGCAGAGGCTTGTTAAAATAGGCAATAGCATTGAAATGAATGTTGAAATAAAACCTCACCCTTAATCCCTCTCCTTAAGGAGAGGGAAATTAGAATCTAAATAAAGGTTGGGGAATATGAAATAACGATCAAAGCCAAGCTCCCCTTCGCCTTTAGGAGAAGGGGCTGGGGGATGAGGTTAATTAGAAATTATTAATACGAATTAATTTAAAACGACCTGACAGCGTTCTTGAACCTGTCAGAGTCTTGATAGTTATGAAGCAAATAATACTTAGCATATTAGCAATGGTTTTGAGTCTATCATCAATGGCCCAAAACAAGTACAACTGGTTATCATTTCGAGGTAATTCTAAGTTAACAGGTATTACTGAAGCAAGCATACCAAAGGCTCCAAAGCTTTTGTGGACCTATAAAACAGATGATGCGATTAAGTCGTCACCTATTATTAGCAATGGGACTGTTTTTGTGGGCTCCAATGATGGGAAAATGTATGCCATTTCAAAAGATGGTGAACTAAAATGGACATTTGATGCTAAGACTTCAGTTGAGGCTTCACCTCTTTATTTGGATGGAAATATATATATCGGATCCTTGGAGGGAAATTTCTATTGCTTAAATGCCACTACTGGCGAGCAAAAATGGAAATATACTACAGACGGACAAATCTCTGGATCAGCAAGTTGGTTTTACGATAAAAATACGAAAACGAAAAAAATACTTTTCGGTAGCTACGATTACTTCTTGCATTGTGTAGATGCCAAATCAGGGAAAGGTCTATGGAAATATGAGTCTAACAATTATATTAACGGCGCTCCTGCCTGCGACGGAAAAGTTGTAGTCTTTGGAGGTTGTGATGGCTTCATCCACCAAGTTGACGTAAAGACAGGAAAGGCTAAAAACAAGTTTGATATCGAAACCTATATCGCTTCATCTATTGCTTTAGATGATGTGCGCTGTTATTTTGGAAATCATGATGGTGAATTCTTTTGTATTGATTACGAGAAGAGTGTCATCAAGTGGAAGAAGGAGGGTGCAATATCGTATTTAGCTTCTCCGGCAATTTCTGCAGATCAGGTAATTATTGGAGCGGAGAACAGACAAGTATATTGTTTCGATAAGGCTAGCGGAAAAATCCAATGGCAATTCAAAACCAAAAATAAAATAGAAGCATCTCCTGTAATTGCAGGTAATTCGGTAGTTATTGGTTCTGGAGATGGCAGAATATATGTGCTGAATCGCAAAACGGGTCAACAAATTTGGTCGTACGAAATTGGTAGAGCCATTGTAGGAACGCCTGCTGTGGTAGAAGGAATGATTGTTGTTGCTTGTATGGACGGAAGCATTTATGCTTTCGGTGAAAAATAAGAGCGAATGTTCTTCCGAATTGATTCGCTGGCAAGCATGTAAGGTATAAAGAACAGCATGGAAGACATAAGGGCAAGCATGGAACACTTGAAAGTGAGCATGAAGGAGTCAAAGTTAATCCTGTAAGGTTTGAAGAGCAGTATGGAAGACATAACGGCAAACATGGAACACTTGAAAGTGAGCATGAAGGAGTCAAAGTTAATCCTGTAAGGTTTGAAGAACAGTATGGAAGACATAAAGGCAAGCATGGAACACTTTAAGGCCATCATGGAAGACATGAAGGCAAATGTATAAGACTTATAATTTGACAGGAGAGACTTGTAAGCAAAGATTGATATTTTGAGACTTGATAGGGTCTCATAACAATAGAAAGAAACAGATTATGATTGTAGAACTTAAGAACATCACCAAATATTACCAAAACTCTGGTAGTGCAGAGAAGAGAATCATTTTAGATGATCTTTCCTTAGCCATTGCAAAAGGAGAGAGTATCGCTATTGTGGGGCCTTCAGGATCCGGCAAAAGTACTTTGCTGAATGTGATTAGTTCATTGGATACCTGCAATTCTGGTAACATGATTTTTGATGCACAGGATTTATCGAAGCTAAATGAGAAGGAATTAGCCAATTTTCGCAATCAGAATTTGGGTTTTGTATTCCAATCTCATCATTTACTGCCGCAATTAAGCCTTCTTGAGAATGTCTTGTTGCCTTATCTTCCGGAAAAAGATAAAACTGTAAAGAAAGAAGCGGAGAAAAGAGCTTTGGACTTATTAGAGTTTGTTGGGTTGTCGAAACAGATTCATCAACGCCCAGGACAAATGTCGGGAGGGGAATGTCAGCGTGCTGCTGTAGTTAGAGCACTCATTCATCAACCCAAACTTATATTGGCAGATGAGCCAACAGGTTCTCTGGACAAAAAATCCGCTGAGCAATTGGGTGATTTATTGGTTGATATCAACGAAAAACAAGCTGTGTCCTTGGTAGTAGTTACTCATTCAATGGATTTGGCTAAGAAAATGAAGAAGATATACCAATTGGAGGATGGAAAATTGAATTTATTATAAACCTGACAGCTCGATTGTAGTAAGTGTTTCAGTAAAAATATCTATTAGAACCAATTATTAATGAATGATCCTGTTTTTAGTTTTATTGTTGAAATTCTAGGAGCCTTCGTAGTTTGGTCTTTTAATGGATTTAAAGGAAAGCTTTCAGATGAAATGGATGGGCCTTATGACTCGACAAAGAAGGGATACAGGAATATGATTATCTCTTTTATTATTCTGTTTATTGTATATCAAGTTGTAATTAATTTTTAGATAAAAATAACATCTGATAAGCTATTCGACACTAAACCTCTACTTTATAAACGCTATGTGCTAAAATATGACAATATTAAAATACATCATTAAAAGCTTTTGGTTCTTCAGGAAGCAGCATTTTGCAGTCTTTTTGGGAACAGTGGTAAGTACTGCGGTTCTTACGGGCGCTTTAATTATTGGTGATTCCGTAAAATATAGTTTGCGCGAATTGGTCGATTTGCGATTGGGAGAGGTAAACTATGCCATGCCAACTGGCGATCGTTATGTGAGAGCTGAACTGGCTACCGACTTAACGAAGGACATGACTGTGAATTTTGCAGCTGTTCTACAAGTAAAAGGCATTGTTATTCAGCCCGAAACACAGGCACGAACCAATAATGTTCAGGTGTATGGTATCGATGAAAATCTAAATTGGCTCGCCTTACAAGACTTGCCTAAACTTGAAGCTGATGAGGCTTTGCTAAGTGAGAATTTGGCAGAGAAAATGAAGTTATCACTTGGCGATGATTTTCTGCTTAGAGTAGAAAAGGGCAGTTTGATTCCTGCCAATGCACCTTTTGTTTCCGATGAGGATCAAACATTGGCTTTACGATTGAAAGTGAAAGCGATTGTAGGAGATAAGGAACTAGGTAGATTCAGTTTGAAAAGTAATCAGGTAGCACCTTTTAATGTTTTTCTATCGAGAGAATATTTGGCTCAAGAGATGGAATTGGAAGGACGAGCAAACCTATTACTTGCCAGCGATTCTGATAAAAGCTTAATCAAATTTAAAAATTACCTGGAGAACAATTGGCAATTGAAAGATGCTGGTTTAGAGCTTCGAGAGGTCAAAGGGAAAGATCAATTGGAATTGATATCCGATCGGGTGTTTATTGATACGCCACTTTCTGATACTATTGCAAACATGGATATTCAGCAACAAAGGCTACTTACTTATTTTGTAAATAGCTTTACTTGTCGTGATAAAGAAACACCTTATTCATTTGTTTCTGCCATTGATGGAGATTCTCATTTAGCAGATCTTTCACCGAATGAAATGATCATTAATCAATGGTTGGCAGATGATCTTCAAGCCAAAGTTGGAGACGAAATAAATCTAGATTACTTCGCTATTGGTGCCATGCGAAAGTTGGAGGAACGCAAACAATCTTTCATTGTTAAAGAAATATTACCTTCAAGTAATACTTTAATCGATCAGGCTATGATGCCTTCTTTTCCTGGCTTATCGGATGCAGGTAGCTGTAACGATTGGGAAGCAGGCGTACCTGTCGACTTCTCGAAAATCAGACCGAAGGATGAGGATTATTGGAAGAAATACAAAGGAACACCCAAGGCATTTATTGCCGAGGAAAAGGCGCTTGAATTGTGGAGTAACAAGTACGGAAAGTATACTGCAATTCGATTCGATAAAAAGGATTTGACCATTGCACAATTGGATTCAAGCTTACTTGCTGCTTTAAGTCCCGAGATGCTGAACCTTAGTTTTGCTTCGGTAAGGCAAGAGGGAAAGAATGCTGCCGATAATATGGTCGATTTTGGCGAGTTGTTCTTAAGTTTAAGCTTCTTTATCATATTTGCGGGTATTCTACTCACAATATTAATTTACTCTCTTAATCTGGATAGTAGAACCCAAGAAACGGGTATCCTTCTCGGATTAGGTTTCAGTAAAAGCAGAATTGTGCGAATCAGAATTCTAGAATCATTAATCACCATTATTTTGGGTGGTGCTATTGGTGTGTTAGGCGGAATACTCTACAATAAATTACTTCTTGATGCATTGAACTCGGTATGGACAGATGTTGTGAGAACCAATATGCTGAACGTCCACTTAAAAGGGAATACGCTGATTACGGGCTTTCTAATTGGATTGTTAATCGCTTTGCTATGCATTTTGGTGGTAACGAGAAAAAAGATGAAGAGATCGGCTCACTTGCTGATTAATGATGTTGCTGAGGATAGTGTTTCAGTTAAAAAGAGCAAGCTATCTATTTTGTTGGCTGTCGTATCCATTATAGGAACCTTTGCAATAATCGCTTATGCACTTGCATCTCCAAAGTTAAATGCAGAACTCTTGCTTTCGGCAGGTGGTTTATTCATGATTGGGGCATGTGCCATTTTCAATTGGTATTTGCAGCAATTGAGCGCTAAGAAAAGCATTACGACGCCTAGCTTGTATCAATTGGCAGTTAAGAATAGTGCAAGAAATCGAAAACGCAGTCTGGCAACCGTTGCTTTATTGGCCTTAGGTACATTCTCTGTATTAATCACAGGAGCCAACAGAAAAACCTTTTACGATACTGAAAATGCTGCAAGTTCAGGTACTGGAGGTTACGAGTACTTCTTCGAAACAAGTATGCCTGTCTTGTTCGATCTAAACACTGCTGAAGGCCAAGAGAAGATTGGCTTTTGGGAAGGTGATTTGGATAAAACGGTGAGCTTTGCTCAATTCAGAGCTTTAGATGGTGATGATGCTTCTTGTTTGAATTTGAATCAGGTTCAACGCCCAAGAGTTTTAGGATTTAATCCTAGTCAGTTTGATAAGGCTGGAGCCTTTTCATTTGCGATACTGCATAAAGATGTTGATCAAAAGCATCCATGGCAAGTTCTAGAAAAGGAATATGGTGAAGATGTTATTCCAGCTATAGCTGATCAAACGGTAATCGTTTGGGGATTGAAAAAAGCTGTTGGCGACACTTTATACTATCAGGATGAATATGGAAAAGAGGTGAAGCTTTTGCTGATGGGAGGCTTGAACAATTCCATCTTTCAGGGAAACCTTTTGATTGCTGATTCTTACTTTCAAAAGCATTGGCCTTCGGTTAGTGGTTCGAAGATATTGTTGGTTGATTATCCGAATGTTAGTGATGATCAATTCATGCAACAGTTTGAGAGTAATCTACAAGATGTAGGAGTAAGCGGAATGAAGACTTCTGATCGGTTGGCAGCTTTCTATTCTGTTGAAAATACGTATCTAAACATGTTTATGTTGCTGGGAGCATTAGGTGTGATGATTGGAACCTTAGGTTTAGGAATTGTTTTGATGAGAAACATATTGGAACGTAAAAAAGAGTTGGCTTTACTGGCCGCCATAGGATATCAACAAGGCAGTTTGTTTAAATTACTGTTTTTCGAAAATGTATTTTTATTGCTAGCAGGATTAGCGTGTGGTGTGAGTGCTGCTTTCATTGGAGTTCTGCCATCCATTCTTTCACCATCTTTTCAAATGCCAGTTGGCTACATTTTGTCCTTACTCTTTGGAATCTCAATTAGTGGATTAATCTGGATTTACATTCCAGCTCGCATGATCAAGAAATTTAAAATAGCAGAATCATTAAAAAACGAATAATAATTAACTATTACTATAAAACAAACCCAATGAAAAACCTAAGTATCGTATTAATCGCAGTATTATTTTTCGCTTGCAATGCAAAGCAGAAAAAAGTAACTGAATGGAGAGGTGAGAACCGCTCTGGTATTTATAACGAAACCAATTTGTTGAAAGAATGGCCAACAGAAGGACCTACTGCCTTGTGGGATGTCGAAGGAATTGGCAATGGATATGGATCGCCTGTAATTGCAGAAGGTAAGATCTTTTTGAATGGTGAAATTGATAGTGTAGCCTATTTATTTGCTCTCGATTTACAAGGGAAAACACTTTGGAAGACTGAGTTTGGTAGAGATTGGATGGTAAATTTTATTGGAAGCCGTTCAGCTCCAACTGTTGTTGATGATATGATTTATGTAGCTTCAGGTTTGGGAGATATTGCTTGTATACAGGCAGAAACAGGTGAATTGAAATGGAAAGTGAATATGCTAGAGAAATACAAAGGGAAGAATACTCGTTTTGGATATTCGCAATCTTTATTAATAGATGGTGATTTGGTATTTGCTGCCCCTGGAGGAATTGATAACAATATCATTGCTTTGAATCGTTTTACAGGCGAATTGGCTTGGACAAATCCAGGAGTTGGAGAGATTTCGGCTTACTGTTCTCCTTTGTTGTTAGAGTTCCCATCTCGAAAAGTTTTGGTAACTTTCTCAGACAATGCTTTAATGGGTATTGAATCGCAAACAGGAAAGATGTTGTGGACGGAACTGCAGGACACGTTATGCGATATCAATGGAAACACACCAATTTTTGAAGATGGTTATTTGTATTACGTTGCCGGATGTGGTAATGGAACTGTGAAAATGAAGGTTTCAGAAGACGGAAGTCAAATCACGGAAGTGTGGAGAAACAAAGAATTGGATAACATCATGGGTGGTGCTGTGAAATTGAATGGTAAAATCATTGCTTCCGGACATCGCAAGAAAGTTTGGAAAAGCGTTGATGCTGAGACTGGAGAAACAAGAGATACCTTGAAATTTGGTCGTGGTGCAACAATTGCTGCCGATGGAATGTTATATTGTTACAATGAAAGAGGTCAGGTAGGACTTGTAAACGTTACTCCTGAGAGTATGGATATTGTTAGCAAATTTAAAGTGACCAAAGGAACGAAAGAGCATTTTGCTCAGCCTGTTATCAACGATGGCGTTTTGTACATTCGTCATGGAGATGCTTTAATGGCATACGATATCAAGAAGAAGATTTAATAATCATTTTAGTGAGTAGCTAAAATTTGAAGTAAAGCAGAGAACATGAGCAAACAAATATTCATTTGCGGGTGCGAAAAGGATGGAAAGATCGAAAAGGAATCGGTTCAGAAGTTGAGAAGCACTTTGGAGGAGAAGAATATAGGCTATACCTATATCGAGGATATGTGCGGTACAATTTTAAAGAATCCCGACGATTTGGAAAGTTTGTACACCGCTGAGGATGCTATTGTATTTGGTTGTCAGGCTCGCGCGATGCAGCATTTAGTTGATAATTCAGGAAAAAAGATAGAAAAGAATGTTACCGAATATCATCACGTTGAGGATGAAAATCAGGAAGAAGTAATTTCTCAATTGGAATCCAATACAGGTGAACCTTTGAAAATAAAGTATACTGATTCTTGGAAGCCTTGGTATCCGGTTATCGATTATGAGCGTTGCAATGGCTGTCGCAAATGCTTGAATTTTTGTTTGTTCAGTGTTTATTCTGTTGAAGATGATGGAACTGTTGTCGTTTCTGCTTCGGCGAATTGCAAGGACATGTGTCCAGCTTGTGCAAGAGTATGTCCTCAAAATGCAATCATCTTCCCAAAACATGCCGAAAGTCCTATTGATGGAGGAGAAGGCGATGGAACAGAGAACGAAAAGACAGATATTCTGGAACAAATTCAAAATGAAGATGTTTATTCAGTATTGAGTGCTCGAAGAAAGAATTTTCAGGTATCATTGCTAAAGAATGATCAGTTTAAAATGGCGGAAGAAGAGCGACGAGCTTGTTGTAGTGGGCCGGATAAAAAAGAGGAAGTAAAGGAAGAAGAAAAATGTGATTGTGACTGCAATTGCAAGGAAGAACCGGAGAGTAAATGCGATTGCAAAGATGGAGATTCCAATTCAAGCTGTTGTTAAAATTAATAGACCTAATAGGTTTTTTAAACCTGTCAAGTCTGAATAATAGATATAAATGATATTTTCATTAGGAAGTAGAATATTGAGACAGGTAGATGCCCGATTACTTTGGAAACTTGGCTATAATCTGGGTTGGAAGGGAATGAAAGCCGTTTCGAAACACAAAAAACGACTGAAAAAGGGTGAGTTATTTCCTGCATTTTTAATGATTTCTTTAACTGACAATTGCAACCTGAGTTGTCAGGGCTGTTGGGTAAGTATCGACAATAAATCCAAAGGAATGGATGTTGACACCCTCAATAATGTGATTGAATCTGGAAAGAAGAAAGGATCTTATTTCTTTGGCTTGCTAGGCGGAGAACCCTTAATGTATCCTCATTTATTTGAGGTGATGGAGAAACACTCCGACTGCTACTTTCAACTCTTTACGAATGGCACGCTTTTATCTGATGAGTACGCTCAACGTATGCGCAAGTTGGGTAATGTATCGCCATTGGTTAGTGTTGAAGGATTAAAGGATGTCAGTGATGTTCGCCGTGGCGCTAATGATGTATACGGAAGAACTATGAAAGGTATAGAAGCTTCGGTCAACAATAAGCTTTTTACAGGTGTTGCAACTTCGGTTTGTAAATCGAATTTCAAGGAACTGGTTAATGAAGATTTTATAAATGCTTGCATCGACAAGGGTGTTCATTACTTGTGG contains:
- a CDS encoding PQQ-binding-like beta-propeller repeat protein, with product MKNLSIVLIAVLFFACNAKQKKVTEWRGENRSGIYNETNLLKEWPTEGPTALWDVEGIGNGYGSPVIAEGKIFLNGEIDSVAYLFALDLQGKTLWKTEFGRDWMVNFIGSRSAPTVVDDMIYVASGLGDIACIQAETGELKWKVNMLEKYKGKNTRFGYSQSLLIDGDLVFAAPGGIDNNIIALNRFTGELAWTNPGVGEISAYCSPLLLEFPSRKVLVTFSDNALMGIESQTGKMLWTELQDTLCDINGNTPIFEDGYLYYVAGCGNGTVKMKVSEDGSQITEVWRNKELDNIMGGAVKLNGKIIASGHRKKVWKSVDAETGETRDTLKFGRGATIAADGMLYCYNERGQVGLVNVTPESMDIVSKFKVTKGTKEHFAQPVINDGVLYIRHGDALMAYDIKKKI
- a CDS encoding ABC transporter permease, which codes for MTILKYIIKSFWFFRKQHFAVFLGTVVSTAVLTGALIIGDSVKYSLRELVDLRLGEVNYAMPTGDRYVRAELATDLTKDMTVNFAAVLQVKGIVIQPETQARTNNVQVYGIDENLNWLALQDLPKLEADEALLSENLAEKMKLSLGDDFLLRVEKGSLIPANAPFVSDEDQTLALRLKVKAIVGDKELGRFSLKSNQVAPFNVFLSREYLAQEMELEGRANLLLASDSDKSLIKFKNYLENNWQLKDAGLELREVKGKDQLELISDRVFIDTPLSDTIANMDIQQQRLLTYFVNSFTCRDKETPYSFVSAIDGDSHLADLSPNEMIINQWLADDLQAKVGDEINLDYFAIGAMRKLEERKQSFIVKEILPSSNTLIDQAMMPSFPGLSDAGSCNDWEAGVPVDFSKIRPKDEDYWKKYKGTPKAFIAEEKALELWSNKYGKYTAIRFDKKDLTIAQLDSSLLAALSPEMLNLSFASVRQEGKNAADNMVDFGELFLSLSFFIIFAGILLTILIYSLNLDSRTQETGILLGLGFSKSRIVRIRILESLITIILGGAIGVLGGILYNKLLLDALNSVWTDVVRTNMLNVHLKGNTLITGFLIGLLIALLCILVVTRKKMKRSAHLLINDVAEDSVSVKKSKLSILLAVVSIIGTFAIIAYALASPKLNAELLLSAGGLFMIGACAIFNWYLQQLSAKKSITTPSLYQLAVKNSARNRKRSLATVALLALGTFSVLITGANRKTFYDTENAASSGTGGYEYFFETSMPVLFDLNTAEGQEKIGFWEGDLDKTVSFAQFRALDGDDASCLNLNQVQRPRVLGFNPSQFDKAGAFSFAILHKDVDQKHPWQVLEKEYGEDVIPAIADQTVIVWGLKKAVGDTLYYQDEYGKEVKLLLMGGLNNSIFQGNLLIADSYFQKHWPSVSGSKILLVDYPNVSDDQFMQQFESNLQDVGVSGMKTSDRLAAFYSVENTYLNMFMLLGALGVMIGTLGLGIVLMRNILERKKELALLAAIGYQQGSLFKLLFFENVFLLLAGLACGVSAAFIGVLPSILSPSFQMPVGYILSLLFGISISGLIWIYIPARMIKKFKIAESLKNE
- a CDS encoding ABC transporter ATP-binding protein, coding for MIVELKNITKYYQNSGSAEKRIILDDLSLAIAKGESIAIVGPSGSGKSTLLNVISSLDTCNSGNMIFDAQDLSKLNEKELANFRNQNLGFVFQSHHLLPQLSLLENVLLPYLPEKDKTVKKEAEKRALDLLEFVGLSKQIHQRPGQMSGGECQRAAVVRALIHQPKLILADEPTGSLDKKSAEQLGDLLVDINEKQAVSLVVVTHSMDLAKKMKKIYQLEDGKLNLL
- a CDS encoding radical SAM protein; translation: MIFSLGSRILRQVDARLLWKLGYNLGWKGMKAVSKHKKRLKKGELFPAFLMISLTDNCNLSCQGCWVSIDNKSKGMDVDTLNNVIESGKKKGSYFFGLLGGEPLMYPHLFEVMEKHSDCYFQLFTNGTLLSDEYAQRMRKLGNVSPLVSVEGLKDVSDVRRGANDVYGRTMKGIEASVNNKLFTGVATSVCKSNFKELVNEDFINACIDKGVHYLWYYIYRPVGARPTTDLALSEEEILELRQFMVDIRVKAPLMIIDTYWDGDGKALCPGAIGLSHHINPFGDIEFCPPIQFAKEKIDKDTDIVNLIENSKFIGGLRKGINDCTQGCILLDNPQELHTMLKDTNAYDSSKRNTSYEELKKMKACAGHHIPGKEIPEKSWLYRFAKKYSFFGFGAYG
- a CDS encoding PQQ-binding-like beta-propeller repeat protein, producing the protein MKQIILSILAMVLSLSSMAQNKYNWLSFRGNSKLTGITEASIPKAPKLLWTYKTDDAIKSSPIISNGTVFVGSNDGKMYAISKDGELKWTFDAKTSVEASPLYLDGNIYIGSLEGNFYCLNATTGEQKWKYTTDGQISGSASWFYDKNTKTKKILFGSYDYFLHCVDAKSGKGLWKYESNNYINGAPACDGKVVVFGGCDGFIHQVDVKTGKAKNKFDIETYIASSIALDDVRCYFGNHDGEFFCIDYEKSVIKWKKEGAISYLASPAISADQVIIGAENRQVYCFDKASGKIQWQFKTKNKIEASPVIAGNSVVIGSGDGRIYVLNRKTGQQIWSYEIGRAIVGTPAVVEGMIVVACMDGSIYAFGEK
- a CDS encoding 2Fe-2S iron-sulfur cluster-binding protein, which gives rise to MPKLTIDNIAINVPEGTTILNAARSVGIDIPSMCYLDGCSNHPTCMVCMVKDTQTGKMMPSCATKVVDGMNLASEDAEVFEARKEAVELLLSDHVGDCEAPCRVACPAFMDIPKMNRFIAQGKFDEALEIVKEEIALPHILGHICSAPCEKVCRRKDVDEAVSICILKRISAVEKSDIYLPEKKDASGKKLAVIGSGPAGLSAAYHLVLEGHSCAVFEKENSLGGSLNLSVKNGELPQDILTHEIELLKQFGVVFHTNQKIEKEDLKKINSDFDAVILAIGNVSDEGEFLGLKAAKTGVWVDADTFATETKGIFATGSIIRLQKMAVKAIAMGKECAWSVNEFLQKGEGKPTKREFNSRFGTLRKAEVEEYLKESVEGDRIEAKSDRGFTKEEAIAEAKRCLHCDCRKLDNCKLRTCAETHQADRRRFLFGERNNVVKYFNHESIVYEPEKCIKCGLCIEIAGKHKEQTGLTNMGRGFTVKVAVPFNQEIDKALTVAAKDCAEACPTGAISLRSNY
- a CDS encoding ATP-binding protein, with product MSKQIFICGCEKDGKIEKESVQKLRSTLEEKNIGYTYIEDMCGTILKNPDDLESLYTAEDAIVFGCQARAMQHLVDNSGKKIEKNVTEYHHVEDENQEEVISQLESNTGEPLKIKYTDSWKPWYPVIDYERCNGCRKCLNFCLFSVYSVEDDGTVVVSASANCKDMCPACARVCPQNAIIFPKHAESPIDGGEGDGTENEKTDILEQIQNEDVYSVLSARRKNFQVSLLKNDQFKMAEEERRACCSGPDKKEEVKEEEKCDCDCNCKEEPESKCDCKDGDSNSSCC